The proteins below are encoded in one region of Nocardioides marmorisolisilvae:
- a CDS encoding zinc ribbon domain-containing protein: MSDVPGPGPGLVHQRGVRNTLRLVGAVLLVVSVVFFIMGLVDFFAAMSPSSLDSTPHRFWMLFVGVILFAPAAWCLQAGFFGAAARFAMGEAAPVVKQSAGYLTDGTGVLGIGAEQRTCAQCGVENDGAAKFCDSCGAALG; encoded by the coding sequence ATGAGTGATGTCCCAGGCCCCGGGCCCGGTCTCGTGCACCAGCGCGGGGTCCGGAACACCCTGCGGCTGGTCGGCGCCGTGCTGCTGGTCGTCTCGGTGGTCTTCTTCATCATGGGCCTCGTCGACTTCTTCGCGGCGATGAGCCCGAGCTCCCTGGACTCGACGCCGCACAGGTTCTGGATGCTGTTCGTGGGGGTGATCCTGTTCGCGCCGGCGGCCTGGTGCCTCCAGGCGGGCTTCTTCGGTGCCGCGGCACGTTTCGCCATGGGGGAGGCTGCCCCGGTGGTCAAGCAGTCCGCGGGCTACCTCACCGACGGCACCGGAGTGCTCGGGATCGGCGCCGAGCAGCGGACGTGCGCACAGTGCGGGGTCGAGAACGACGGCGCCGCGAAGTTCTGTGACTCCTGCGGCGCCGCCCTCGGCTGA
- the serC gene encoding phosphoserine transaminase: MSDIVIPADLKPTDGRFGAGPSKIPTGALAALAATGTSLMGTSHRQAPVRDLVGRVREGLSSLFDLPDGYQVVMGNGGATAFWDIATFGLIRERSQHLTFGEFSSKFAKAAATAPHLADPTVIAADPGSLPEPKAEDGVDVYAWPHNETSTAVMAPVRRPDGVAAGDALVLVDATSAAGGLPVSMPECDVYYFAPQKCFASDGGLWVALMSPAALERAASIAASGRWIPAFFDLTTAIDNAGKNQTYNTPSVATLFLMAEQLDWMNGQGGLDAMVARTTASSRALYGWAEETSYTTPYVVEPEHRSLVIGTIDFDDAISADTVAATLRANGIVDTEPYRKLGRNQLRIAMYPAIDPADIEALTRCIDFVVERLG, translated from the coding sequence GTGAGCGACATCGTCATCCCCGCCGACCTCAAGCCCACGGACGGGCGCTTCGGGGCCGGTCCGTCGAAGATCCCGACCGGTGCGCTGGCAGCCCTCGCCGCGACCGGCACGTCGCTGATGGGCACCTCGCACCGGCAGGCCCCGGTCCGCGACCTGGTCGGCCGGGTGCGTGAGGGGTTGTCCTCGCTCTTCGACCTGCCCGACGGCTACCAGGTGGTCATGGGCAACGGCGGGGCGACGGCGTTCTGGGACATCGCCACCTTCGGGCTGATCAGGGAGCGCAGCCAGCACCTGACCTTCGGCGAGTTCTCCTCGAAGTTCGCCAAGGCGGCCGCCACGGCGCCGCACCTGGCGGATCCGACGGTCATCGCCGCGGACCCGGGCTCGCTCCCGGAGCCCAAGGCGGAGGACGGCGTCGATGTCTACGCCTGGCCGCACAACGAGACGTCCACCGCGGTGATGGCGCCGGTGCGAAGGCCGGACGGGGTGGCGGCAGGCGACGCCCTGGTCCTGGTGGATGCGACGTCGGCCGCCGGTGGGCTGCCGGTCTCGATGCCGGAGTGCGACGTCTACTACTTCGCGCCGCAGAAGTGCTTCGCCTCCGACGGCGGGCTGTGGGTGGCGCTGATGTCGCCGGCCGCCCTCGAGCGAGCGGCCTCGATCGCCGCCTCCGGTCGGTGGATCCCGGCGTTCTTCGACCTGACCACCGCGATCGACAACGCCGGGAAGAACCAGACCTACAACACCCCCTCGGTGGCCACCCTCTTCCTGATGGCCGAGCAGCTGGACTGGATGAACGGCCAGGGCGGCTTGGACGCCATGGTCGCCCGCACCACGGCGTCCTCCCGGGCGCTCTACGGCTGGGCCGAGGAGACGTCGTACACCACGCCGTACGTCGTCGAGCCCGAGCACCGCTCGCTGGTGATCGGCACGATCGACTTCGACGACGCGATCAGCGCCGATACGGTCGCGGCCACGCTGCGGGCCAACGGCATCGTCGACACCGAGCCCTACCGCAAGCTGGGTCGCAACCAGCTGCGGATCGCGATGTACCCGGCGATCGATCCGGCCGACATCGAGGCCCTCACCCGCTGCATCGACTTCGTGGTCGAGCGGCTCGGGTGA
- a CDS encoding O-acetyl-ADP-ribose deacetylase, whose protein sequence is MRITCVQGDITEQQVDAVVNAANSAMRGGGGVDGAIHAAGGPAILDDCIARFPDGLPTGQAGWTTAGELPARWVIHVVGPNHTAGQRDRSLLTSCYANALRVADELGARTVAFPLISAGVYGWPREDAVAAAVETLSAADTGVEEARLVAFGRSMYDAIVARLSPAGSAGSADGDDLTQEGPSSHTDSAG, encoded by the coding sequence ATGAGGATCACCTGCGTCCAGGGCGACATCACCGAGCAACAGGTCGACGCGGTGGTGAACGCCGCCAACTCGGCGATGCGTGGCGGCGGCGGCGTCGACGGCGCCATCCACGCCGCGGGCGGCCCGGCGATCCTGGACGACTGCATCGCCCGGTTCCCCGACGGTCTGCCGACCGGTCAGGCGGGCTGGACCACGGCAGGCGAGCTGCCTGCGCGATGGGTGATCCACGTCGTCGGGCCCAACCACACCGCCGGCCAACGCGACCGGTCGCTGCTGACGTCCTGCTACGCCAACGCGCTGCGGGTCGCCGACGAGCTGGGCGCCCGGACCGTCGCCTTCCCACTGATCTCCGCCGGCGTCTACGGCTGGCCGCGCGAGGACGCGGTCGCTGCCGCGGTGGAGACCCTGAGTGCGGCCGACACCGGGGTCGAGGAGGCCCGGCTGGTGGCCTTCGGTCGGTCGATGTACGACGCGATCGTGGCGCGACTGTCCCCGGCGGGGAGTGCAGGATCCGCCGACGGCGACGACCTCACCCAGGAAGGTCCCTCTTCACACACCGACTCTGCTGGGTGA
- a CDS encoding class I SAM-dependent methyltransferase — translation MDPSLTNALDGIRGFLLDDAALVRAVASGRRRGEQPRWRRVEMRYVDLKAGRRLQVTAYDETQAFTTNHEDAATAVDDLLAEPFGNWHVETDVSTYQLRVTKKGRALTHATVRTDGAAAPDRSHDRDKERLLRPDHPVLRELDISDAAGKVRPSRQAKYRQVDEFLRALAAALDDAMSGGRLRTPTTADPWQVVDLGCGNAYLTFAAQAWLDERDLPARLVGVDVKEQARRHNSEVAERLGVGERIEFVVGTIDGVTLAQPPDVVLALHACDTATDDALARAVDWDATVVLAAPCCHHDVAAQLRNRGAPAPYSLLVRDGILRERLADTLTDALRAALLRAEGYRVEVIEFVPSRHTPRNTLLRAVRTGASGVRDEYDELVAQWHLRPKLADLLEQPADPKP, via the coding sequence ATGGACCCCTCGCTCACCAACGCCCTCGACGGCATCCGAGGCTTCCTCCTCGATGACGCCGCGCTGGTGCGTGCAGTCGCGTCCGGCCGGCGGCGCGGAGAACAGCCCCGCTGGCGGCGGGTCGAGATGCGGTACGTCGACCTGAAGGCCGGGCGCCGCCTGCAGGTCACGGCGTACGACGAGACCCAGGCGTTCACCACCAACCACGAGGACGCTGCCACCGCGGTCGACGACCTGCTGGCAGAGCCGTTCGGCAACTGGCACGTGGAGACCGATGTGTCGACATACCAGCTGCGGGTCACCAAGAAGGGCCGCGCGCTGACCCACGCCACCGTCCGGACCGACGGGGCGGCGGCCCCCGACCGGTCGCACGACCGGGACAAGGAGCGCCTGCTCCGGCCGGACCACCCCGTGCTCCGCGAGCTCGACATCAGCGACGCGGCGGGCAAGGTGCGGCCGAGTCGGCAGGCGAAGTACCGCCAGGTCGATGAGTTCCTGCGCGCCCTCGCCGCCGCCCTGGACGATGCGATGTCGGGCGGCCGGCTGCGGACGCCGACCACGGCCGATCCATGGCAGGTGGTGGACCTCGGCTGCGGCAACGCCTACCTCACCTTCGCGGCCCAGGCCTGGCTGGACGAGCGCGACCTGCCCGCACGGCTGGTCGGGGTGGACGTCAAGGAGCAGGCGCGCAGGCACAACAGCGAGGTGGCCGAGCGTCTGGGCGTCGGTGAGCGCATCGAGTTCGTGGTCGGCACCATCGACGGGGTCACCCTCGCCCAGCCGCCCGACGTGGTGCTGGCTCTGCACGCCTGTGACACCGCGACCGATGATGCGCTCGCCCGGGCGGTCGACTGGGACGCGACGGTCGTGCTGGCGGCGCCCTGCTGCCACCACGACGTCGCAGCCCAGCTCCGGAACCGCGGGGCCCCGGCGCCGTACTCCCTGCTGGTCCGCGACGGCATCCTGCGCGAACGGTTGGCCGACACCCTGACCGACGCATTGCGCGCCGCGCTGCTGCGGGCCGAGGGCTATCGCGTCGAGGTGATCGAGTTCGTGCCGAGCCGGCACACCCCGCGCAACACCCTTCTCCGCGCGGTGCGGACCGGCGCCTCCGGCGTCCGCGATGAGTACGACGAGCTGGTCGCGCAGTGGCACCTGCGGCCCAAGTTGGCCGATCTGCTCGAGCAGCCGGCCGACCCGAAGCCCTGA
- a CDS encoding MFS transporter, which translates to MSPTFRALRVRNYRLYASGSVVSNTGTWIQRIGQDWLVLQLHGGSHAQASTSLGITTGLQFLPVLLLSPYAGLVADRMSKRRLLQLTQAWMACWSFVLAMLAITGVVEAWMVYAVAFSFGIGSAFDAPARQSFVSEMVGPDDLTNAVGLNSASFNLARVMGPAIAGFLIAALGGAIQTSRVVDAHALRATGLVILLNAVSYLAVIGALGLMRDHELFENPRAPRGKGMIRDGFRYVRSRPDLSMILTAGFFAGTFGMNFQMTSALMATQVFHKGPGEYGILGTTLAVGSLTGALLGARRVAKPRPHYVIIAGIAFALVEIALGLMPSYLMFAVTTPVLGFCILTMLNSANTTVQLGTSPSMRGRVMALYMMLVMGGTPIGAPIVGWVGATFGARWTLIGGGLMSLAGIVLAAVVFRGLTGSPWLGRPRTSTEETTDTVMAA; encoded by the coding sequence TTGAGCCCGACCTTCCGCGCCCTCCGCGTCCGCAACTACCGCCTCTACGCCAGCGGCAGCGTCGTCTCCAATACCGGTACCTGGATCCAGCGCATCGGCCAGGACTGGCTGGTCCTGCAGCTGCACGGCGGCAGCCATGCCCAGGCGAGCACATCACTGGGCATCACCACCGGGCTGCAGTTCCTGCCGGTGCTGCTCCTCTCGCCGTACGCCGGGCTGGTCGCCGACCGGATGTCCAAGCGCCGCCTGCTCCAGCTGACCCAGGCGTGGATGGCGTGCTGGTCCTTCGTCCTTGCCATGCTGGCGATCACCGGCGTGGTCGAGGCGTGGATGGTCTATGCGGTCGCGTTCAGCTTCGGGATCGGATCGGCCTTCGACGCGCCGGCCCGGCAGTCGTTCGTCAGCGAGATGGTCGGACCCGACGACCTGACCAACGCGGTCGGCCTGAACTCCGCCTCGTTCAACCTCGCCCGGGTGATGGGACCGGCGATCGCCGGCTTCCTGATCGCCGCGCTCGGCGGAGCGATCCAGACCAGCCGCGTGGTGGATGCGCATGCGCTGCGTGCCACCGGGCTGGTGATCCTGCTCAACGCGGTCAGCTACCTCGCTGTCATCGGCGCGCTGGGGCTGATGCGTGACCACGAGCTCTTCGAGAACCCCCGGGCGCCACGCGGCAAGGGAATGATCCGGGACGGCTTCCGCTACGTGCGCAGCCGGCCGGACCTCTCGATGATCCTGACGGCAGGCTTCTTCGCGGGCACCTTCGGGATGAACTTTCAGATGACCTCGGCGCTGATGGCCACCCAGGTGTTCCACAAGGGGCCGGGGGAGTACGGCATCCTCGGCACCACCCTGGCCGTCGGCTCGCTGACCGGTGCGCTCTTGGGCGCTCGTCGGGTGGCCAAGCCACGCCCGCACTACGTGATCATCGCGGGGATCGCCTTCGCGCTGGTCGAGATCGCCCTCGGGCTGATGCCGAGCTATCTCATGTTCGCCGTGACCACGCCCGTGCTCGGCTTCTGCATCCTGACGATGCTGAACTCCGCCAACACCACGGTCCAGCTGGGCACGAGCCCCTCGATGCGCGGTCGGGTGATGGCGCTCTACATGATGCTGGTGATGGGCGGCACACCCATCGGCGCCCCGATCGTCGGCTGGGTCGGTGCCACCTTCGGCGCGCGTTGGACGCTGATCGGAGGCGGGCTGATGTCGCTGGCGGGCATCGTCCTCGCCGCGGTGGTGTTCCGAGGTCTCACCGGCAGCCCGTGGCTCGGCCGGCCACGCACGTCCACCGAGGAGACCACCGACACCGTCATGGCCGCGTGA
- a CDS encoding MarR family winged helix-turn-helix transcriptional regulator: protein MPTYEKVARTDAGLASELRLAVMRLRRRLTNERHPDNELSIPAMSVLGCLARHNDELTIGDLARQERVQPPSMTRTVNCLEEGGYVERRPHETDGRQILVRLSEHGRDTLRADRARRDAWLAQRLTELTADERAVLRAAAPILQGLATA from the coding sequence ATGCCGACGTACGAGAAGGTGGCGAGGACGGACGCGGGGCTGGCCTCGGAGCTGCGGCTGGCCGTGATGCGGCTGCGCCGACGGTTGACCAACGAGCGACACCCCGACAACGAGCTGAGCATCCCGGCGATGTCGGTCCTGGGCTGCCTGGCCCGCCACAACGACGAGCTGACGATCGGTGACCTCGCCCGGCAGGAGCGGGTGCAGCCGCCGAGCATGACGCGCACGGTGAACTGCCTCGAGGAGGGTGGGTACGTCGAGAGGCGGCCGCACGAGACCGACGGTCGGCAGATCCTGGTCCGTCTCTCCGAGCACGGCCGGGACACCCTCCGTGCCGACCGCGCGCGCCGCGACGCCTGGCTCGCCCAGCGCCTCACCGAGCTCACTGCCGACGAACGTGCCGTGCTGCGCGCGGCCGCGCCGATCCTGCAGGGGTTGGCGACCGCTTGA
- a CDS encoding NCS2 family permease, which yields MDKFFKISERGSTVAREIRGGVVTFFTMAYIIVLNPIILSGVRDHSGHFLGSDHGNFAMIAAGTALVAGVMSIVMGLVANFPLSIAAGLGLNAFIAYSVASKMTWADAMGLVVIEGLIILVLVLTGFRTAVFRAVPGQLKIAISVGIGLFIALIGFADAGFVGAGAGTPVQLGTTGTLSGWPVFVFLIGLALVVVLWVRRVKGAILISIVATTIVAIIVEAIGHQGVKSAHNPGGWGLNVPKLPEQIFSTPDLGTLGHFNLLGSFQSAGVVTAVLLLFTLVLADFFDLLGTMTAIGAEAGLLDEEGMPPRSRNILIVDALAASAGGLGGVSSNTAFIESASGVGEGARTGLAPVVTGVLFLLAMPFATVVNVIPSEAAVPALVLVGFLMMQQVKGISWDDLEIAIPAFLTIALMPFTYSITVGIGAGFVSYVLIKIVRAKGAQVHPLLWVIAALFVVYFAINPITSWLT from the coding sequence GTGGACAAGTTCTTCAAGATCAGCGAGCGTGGCTCGACCGTCGCCCGGGAGATCCGTGGCGGTGTCGTCACGTTCTTCACGATGGCCTACATCATCGTGCTCAACCCGATCATCCTGAGTGGGGTCAGGGACCACTCGGGACACTTCCTCGGGTCCGACCACGGCAACTTCGCCATGATCGCCGCGGGCACGGCGCTTGTGGCGGGCGTGATGTCGATCGTGATGGGGCTGGTGGCGAACTTCCCGCTGTCCATCGCCGCAGGTCTGGGACTCAACGCCTTCATCGCCTACTCGGTCGCCAGCAAGATGACCTGGGCCGACGCGATGGGCCTGGTCGTCATCGAGGGCCTGATCATCCTGGTCCTGGTGCTGACCGGCTTCCGGACGGCGGTGTTCCGCGCCGTACCGGGTCAGCTGAAGATCGCGATCTCGGTAGGCATCGGCCTCTTCATCGCGCTGATCGGCTTCGCCGACGCCGGGTTCGTCGGCGCCGGCGCAGGCACGCCGGTCCAACTCGGCACCACCGGCACGCTGTCCGGCTGGCCGGTCTTCGTCTTCCTGATCGGACTGGCCCTGGTGGTGGTCCTGTGGGTACGCCGGGTCAAGGGCGCGATCCTGATCTCGATCGTGGCCACCACGATCGTCGCGATCATCGTCGAGGCGATCGGTCATCAGGGCGTCAAGTCCGCCCACAACCCGGGCGGCTGGGGCCTGAACGTGCCCAAGCTGCCAGAACAGATCTTCAGCACGCCCGACCTGGGCACCCTCGGCCACTTCAACCTTCTCGGCTCGTTCCAGTCGGCGGGCGTGGTGACCGCGGTGCTGCTCCTTTTCACGCTCGTCCTGGCCGACTTCTTCGACCTGCTCGGCACCATGACGGCCATCGGCGCCGAGGCCGGGCTGCTTGACGAAGAGGGGATGCCGCCACGCTCGCGGAACATCCTGATCGTCGACGCGCTCGCGGCCAGTGCCGGTGGGCTTGGGGGCGTGTCATCCAACACCGCGTTCATCGAGTCGGCCTCCGGCGTGGGGGAAGGGGCCCGGACCGGCCTCGCGCCCGTGGTGACCGGAGTGCTGTTCCTGCTCGCGATGCCCTTCGCGACGGTGGTCAACGTGATCCCGAGCGAGGCGGCCGTGCCCGCCCTCGTGCTCGTCGGGTTCTTGATGATGCAGCAGGTCAAGGGGATCAGCTGGGACGACCTCGAGATCGCCATACCGGCGTTCCTCACCATCGCGCTGATGCCGTTCACCTACTCGATCACGGTCGGCATCGGTGCCGGCTTCGTCAGCTACGTGCTGATCAAGATCGTCCGCGCGAAGGGCGCCCAGGTGCACCCGCTGCTGTGGGTGATCGCGGCCCTGTTCGTGGTCTACTTCGCGATCAACCCGATCACCTCCTGGCTCACCTGA
- a CDS encoding DUF2530 domain-containing protein has product MPPDLDGLGQPDDYEIGNRHYIVADVEPLDVDGVRTLQVGTAIWALAFLLLLPFYGRLHEDGHLWWLWTCAAGFGLGVLGWDHCRRRRNARRAADG; this is encoded by the coding sequence GTGCCACCGGACCTGGACGGGCTGGGCCAGCCCGACGACTACGAGATCGGCAACCGCCACTACATCGTGGCCGATGTCGAGCCCCTGGACGTCGACGGCGTACGCACCCTCCAGGTCGGTACGGCGATCTGGGCGCTGGCGTTCCTGCTGCTGCTGCCCTTCTACGGACGGCTCCACGAGGACGGCCACCTCTGGTGGCTGTGGACCTGCGCGGCGGGGTTCGGCCTGGGCGTCCTCGGCTGGGACCACTGCCGTCGACGGCGCAATGCCCGGCGCGCCGCCGACGGCTGA
- a CDS encoding right-handed parallel beta-helix repeat-containing protein: protein MGPVLTVVLAFAVVLLVPVAAHAHIERPSYWPDPKPDCTVTPCAGGRVPATRSLASALTRHRHTTVRVVCKPDSMTRLRRSVRHARAHGYAIRPTDHRTLSARHARALLRINRHLFRRCHYRNIQPAVTASNNDDRVIVMPGLYKEPESRRKLTHDPACKKYEITDNQGGDISGAVSYPYQFHCPNDQNLIAVIGRALGPGKDPHPPKRDRHGIPNLGRCIRCNLQLEGSGVSADDVIVEAGRARSGDGFPRGSKKDVGIRADRADGFVLRNLTVRHAAEHDIYVIEADGYLLERFKTYAGGEYGVLTFVGDHGLIRNCDAAGSGDSGVYPGAGAKTNTGRDKTWYPKARYSQRITRCDSHHNLAGYSGTDGSATHIDHNNFYDNTLGFTTDVFTAAGHPGFPQSGDLIDHNNFYSNNFNPYVKGSPIHPAQPEPVGTGLWIAGGNHNVIRDNHFWNNWRRGVMLFAVPDATVCGPVIGSNIPVPGCDPTKFSTSYDNVFHGNTMGVSPSGRVRPNGTDFWWDDFPTNTGNCWYDNHAAKGTKVTTSPALLPDCGLLPSMGTGSTNEAELLGCFGALTASGYDAGLCPWFTTPPRPGSSGRVLLAASQPALVHNPAAASAACAVYGVLAGKDCPDVLKRAALEEVVR, encoded by the coding sequence GTGGGTCCCGTCCTGACCGTCGTGCTGGCGTTCGCAGTCGTGCTCCTGGTGCCGGTCGCGGCCCACGCGCACATCGAGCGGCCGTCGTACTGGCCCGACCCCAAGCCTGACTGCACGGTGACGCCGTGCGCCGGCGGCCGCGTCCCGGCGACGCGCTCGCTGGCCAGCGCGCTCACCCGGCACCGGCACACCACCGTGCGGGTGGTCTGCAAGCCCGACTCGATGACGAGGCTGCGTCGTTCGGTGCGCCACGCCCGTGCCCACGGCTACGCGATCCGTCCGACCGACCACCGGACCCTGAGCGCCCGGCACGCCCGCGCTCTGCTGCGGATCAACCGACACCTGTTCCGGCGCTGCCACTACCGCAACATCCAGCCGGCGGTGACCGCGTCGAACAACGACGATCGGGTGATCGTGATGCCGGGCCTGTACAAGGAGCCCGAGTCGCGGCGCAAGCTGACCCACGACCCGGCCTGCAAGAAGTACGAGATCACCGACAACCAGGGTGGCGACATCAGCGGTGCCGTGTCCTACCCCTACCAGTTCCACTGCCCCAACGACCAGAACCTGATCGCGGTGATCGGCCGTGCGCTCGGGCCCGGCAAGGACCCCCACCCGCCCAAGCGAGACCGGCACGGGATCCCGAACCTCGGCAGGTGCATCCGGTGCAACCTGCAGCTCGAGGGGTCCGGAGTCAGTGCCGACGACGTCATCGTCGAGGCGGGGCGGGCCAGGTCGGGCGACGGCTTCCCGCGCGGGTCGAAGAAGGACGTCGGCATCCGGGCGGACCGGGCCGACGGCTTCGTGCTGCGCAACCTCACCGTGCGGCACGCCGCCGAGCACGACATCTACGTGATCGAGGCGGACGGCTACCTGCTCGAGCGGTTCAAGACCTACGCCGGCGGCGAGTACGGCGTCCTCACCTTCGTCGGCGACCACGGCCTGATCCGCAACTGTGATGCCGCCGGCAGCGGTGACTCCGGCGTCTACCCGGGCGCCGGAGCCAAGACGAACACCGGCCGCGACAAGACGTGGTATCCCAAGGCCCGGTATAGCCAGCGGATCACCCGCTGCGACTCCCACCACAACCTCGCCGGCTACTCCGGCACCGATGGGAGCGCGACGCACATCGACCACAACAACTTCTACGACAACACCCTCGGCTTCACCACCGACGTGTTCACCGCCGCAGGGCACCCAGGCTTCCCGCAGTCCGGTGACCTGATCGACCACAACAACTTCTACTCCAACAACTTCAACCCCTACGTGAAGGGCTCGCCCATCCATCCGGCTCAGCCCGAGCCGGTGGGGACCGGATTGTGGATCGCCGGCGGCAACCACAACGTGATCCGCGACAACCACTTCTGGAACAACTGGCGGCGCGGGGTGATGCTGTTCGCAGTGCCGGACGCGACGGTGTGCGGCCCGGTCATCGGCAGCAACATCCCGGTGCCCGGCTGCGACCCGACGAAGTTCTCGACCTCCTACGACAACGTCTTCCACGGCAACACCATGGGCGTCTCCCCGAGCGGACGGGTGCGCCCGAACGGGACCGACTTCTGGTGGGACGACTTCCCGACCAACACCGGCAACTGCTGGTACGACAACCACGCGGCCAAGGGCACCAAGGTCACCACGTCGCCCGCGCTGCTGCCCGACTGCGGCCTGCTGCCGAGCATGGGCACCGGGAGCACCAACGAGGCCGAGCTGCTCGGGTGCTTCGGGGCGCTGACCGCCAGCGGCTACGACGCCGGGCTGTGTCCCTGGTTCACCACGCCGCCGAGGCCGGGGTCATCCGGACGTGTGCTGCTCGCAGCGAGTCAGCCTGCGCTGGTGCACAACCCGGCGGCCGCCAGCGCGGCGTGCGCCGTGTACGGCGTGCTGGCCGGCAAGGACTGTCCGGACGTGTTGAAGAGGGCGGCGCTCGAGGAGGTCGTGCGATGA
- a CDS encoding DUF3027 domain-containing protein produces the protein MKTELEAPHDPGVAARAALLEQVGSDVVGDYLGAEREGDGVTTHRFASTQAGYPGWQWTVTVAQVDEALPTVDEIVLIPGDEAIVAPAWVPWRERIRPGDLSAGDILPTDEDDPRLVPGYFAGDPEDEGAAPLDKAEARALIDEVGLGRSRVLSVEGRDQAVQRWYDGDAGPAVPLAQSAPGRCGNCGFLVRLAGPMSTMFGVCANAFANDDGRAVSLDHGCGAHSEAQLRKKQLPPPLPDPVFDSISRDDLEEF, from the coding sequence GTGAAGACCGAGCTCGAAGCCCCGCACGACCCGGGCGTGGCCGCGCGCGCCGCCCTTCTCGAGCAGGTGGGCAGCGACGTCGTCGGCGACTACCTCGGTGCCGAGCGGGAAGGGGACGGCGTCACCACCCACCGCTTCGCGAGCACCCAGGCGGGATACCCCGGCTGGCAGTGGACCGTCACGGTCGCTCAGGTCGACGAGGCCCTCCCGACCGTCGACGAGATCGTGCTGATTCCCGGTGACGAGGCGATCGTCGCTCCGGCGTGGGTGCCGTGGCGGGAGCGGATCAGGCCCGGCGACCTCTCGGCGGGCGACATCCTGCCCACCGACGAGGACGACCCGCGGCTCGTGCCCGGCTACTTCGCCGGCGATCCCGAGGACGAGGGCGCGGCGCCGCTGGACAAGGCGGAGGCCCGGGCGCTGATCGACGAGGTCGGACTGGGTCGCAGCCGGGTGCTCTCGGTGGAGGGGCGCGACCAGGCCGTCCAGCGCTGGTACGACGGCGACGCCGGCCCTGCCGTGCCGCTCGCCCAGTCGGCGCCCGGCCGGTGCGGCAACTGCGGCTTCCTGGTCCGGCTTGCGGGCCCGATGTCCACCATGTTCGGCGTGTGCGCGAACGCGTTCGCCAACGATGACGGCCGGGCGGTCTCCCTGGACCACGGCTGTGGCGCCCACTCCGAGGCCCAGCTGCGCAAGAAGCAGCTGCCGCCGCCGCTTCCCGACCCCGTGTTCGACTCGATCAGCCGGGACGATCTCGAGGAGTTCTGA